The following proteins are co-located in the Thermus thermophilus HB8 genome:
- a CDS encoding DCC1-like thiol-disulfide oxidoreductase family protein — MRVLIDGACPYCRALGRTLKALDLGGTLQVVPLQEASGLDPKALLEELHVLEGDRTHRGYAALLALARRLPLLWPLYPLLLLLVPFGTGERLYRFLAKRRPRARASRGGDHP, encoded by the coding sequence ATGCGGGTACTGATTGACGGCGCCTGCCCCTACTGCCGCGCCCTGGGGCGGACCCTCAAGGCCCTGGACCTTGGGGGCACCCTCCAGGTGGTGCCCTTGCAAGAGGCCTCCGGCCTGGACCCGAAGGCGCTTCTGGAGGAGCTTCACGTCCTCGAGGGGGACCGGACCCACCGGGGCTACGCCGCCCTCCTCGCCCTGGCCCGGCGGCTTCCCCTCCTCTGGCCCCTTTACCCCCTTCTCCTCCTCCTCGTCCCCTTCGGGACGGGCGAGCGGCTCTACCGCTTCCTGGCGAAAAGGAGGCCCCGTGCCCGAGCTTCCCGAGGTGGAGACCACCCGTAG
- a CDS encoding DNA-formamidopyrimidine glycosylase, whose translation MPELPEVETTRRRLRPLVLGQTLRQVVHRDPARYRNTALAEGRRILEVDRRGKFLLFALEGGVELVAHLGMTGGFRLEPTPHTRAALVLEGRTLYFHDPRRFGRLFGVRRGDYREIPLLLRLGPEPLSEAFAFPGFFRGLKESARPLKALLLDQRLAAGVGNIYADEALFRARLSPFRPARSLTEEEARRLYRALREVLAEAVELGGSTLSDQSYRQPDGLPGGFQTRHAVYGREGLPCPACGRPVERRVVAGRGTHFCPTCQGEGP comes from the coding sequence GTGCCCGAGCTTCCCGAGGTGGAGACCACCCGTAGGCGGCTGCGCCCCCTGGTCCTGGGCCAGACCCTTAGGCAGGTGGTCCACCGCGACCCCGCCCGCTACCGGAACACGGCCCTGGCGGAGGGGAGGCGGATCCTGGAGGTGGACCGCCGGGGGAAGTTCCTCCTCTTCGCCCTCGAGGGCGGGGTGGAGCTCGTGGCCCACCTGGGGATGACGGGGGGGTTCCGGCTGGAGCCGACGCCCCACACCCGGGCGGCCCTGGTCCTCGAGGGCCGGACCCTCTACTTCCACGACCCCCGGCGCTTCGGGCGCCTCTTTGGGGTGCGGCGCGGGGACTACCGGGAGATCCCCCTCCTCCTCCGCCTCGGCCCCGAGCCCCTCTCGGAGGCCTTCGCCTTTCCCGGGTTCTTCCGAGGGCTGAAGGAGAGCGCGAGGCCCCTTAAGGCCCTCCTCCTGGACCAGCGCCTCGCCGCCGGGGTGGGCAACATCTACGCCGACGAGGCCCTCTTCCGCGCCCGCCTAAGCCCCTTCCGCCCCGCCCGAAGCCTCACCGAGGAGGAGGCGCGGCGCCTCTACCGGGCCCTGCGCGAGGTGCTGGCGGAGGCCGTGGAACTCGGGGGAAGCACCCTCTCGGACCAAAGCTACCGCCAGCCCGACGGCCTCCCTGGGGGCTTCCAGACGCGCCACGCCGTCTACGGCCGGGAGGGCCTCCCCTGCCCGGCCTGCGGGCGCCCGGTGGAGCGGCGGGTGGTGGCCGGGCGGGGCACCCACTTCTGCCCCACCTGCCAGGGGGAAGGCCCCTAG
- a CDS encoding ABC transporter permease — protein sequence MGAAALVLAFLAFALFYPLGRVLVLGVGEGFGRALANPYYWERYLFSLEYGLGSALLTLALALPLAFLFRWRFPGRAGFLALSTLPFVLPTPVVALGFLALVGPRGLLGLDLYGTRAVLYWAALFYNLGLALRILLPVALALERPLEAARVLGASPFRAFLRVGLPLLLPALGSAGLLVFLYAFSAFGVPLLLGGPRYATLEVEVYTLLAYRLAFPEASALMLLQVATLAGVALLYLRLQGAVLPPPVPPRPLPRGRGWALALGMGVFFLGVYAPLLALALRLEPLALVSAWASEDFTPLPLALTNTLRFSLGALGLALLLGVAYALAARGRLWVDLLGLLPLMVSPVAVGLGYLVAYPGLRGSLLLLLTAYALLAYPLLARALLPALRGLPPSLLQAARVLGAGPFRAFLRVELPLLLPALSSGTALALAALLGEFGASLVLWRPEWTTLALAIYERLGRPGEGPFREAVALALVLALLSAGLFYLLDRGRGRFG from the coding sequence ACTGGGAGCGCTACCTCTTCAGCCTGGAGTACGGCCTCGGCTCCGCCCTCCTCACCCTGGCCTTGGCCCTACCCCTCGCCTTCCTCTTCCGCTGGCGCTTCCCGGGTAGGGCGGGCTTCCTCGCCCTTTCCACCCTGCCCTTCGTCCTGCCCACCCCGGTGGTGGCCTTGGGGTTTCTGGCCCTGGTGGGGCCTCGAGGGCTTCTGGGCCTGGACCTCTACGGCACCCGGGCCGTCCTCTACTGGGCCGCCCTTTTCTACAACCTGGGCCTCGCCCTGCGCATCCTCCTCCCGGTGGCCCTGGCGCTGGAAAGGCCCCTGGAGGCGGCCCGGGTCCTGGGGGCGAGCCCTTTTCGGGCCTTCCTCCGGGTGGGGCTTCCCCTCCTCCTCCCCGCTTTGGGCTCGGCGGGCCTCCTCGTCTTCCTCTACGCCTTCTCCGCCTTCGGGGTGCCCCTGCTCCTCGGAGGGCCCCGGTACGCCACCTTGGAGGTGGAGGTCTACACCCTTCTCGCCTACCGCCTGGCCTTCCCCGAGGCCAGCGCCCTCATGCTCCTCCAGGTGGCCACCTTGGCCGGGGTGGCCCTCCTCTACCTCCGCCTCCAGGGGGCGGTCCTCCCGCCCCCCGTTCCGCCCCGCCCCCTCCCGCGGGGGCGGGGGTGGGCCTTGGCCCTGGGGATGGGGGTCTTCTTCCTCGGGGTTTACGCCCCCCTCCTCGCCCTGGCCCTGCGCTTGGAGCCCCTGGCCTTGGTCTCCGCCTGGGCCTCGGAGGACTTCACCCCCTTGCCCCTGGCCCTGACCAACACCCTCCGCTTCAGCCTGGGGGCCTTGGGCCTGGCCCTCCTTTTGGGGGTGGCCTACGCCCTCGCCGCCCGGGGGAGGCTCTGGGTGGACCTCTTGGGCCTCCTGCCCCTCATGGTGAGCCCGGTGGCCGTGGGCCTCGGGTACCTCGTGGCCTACCCTGGCCTCCGGGGCTCCCTCCTTCTCCTCCTCACCGCCTACGCCCTCCTCGCCTACCCCCTCCTCGCCCGGGCCCTCCTCCCCGCCCTCCGGGGCCTCCCCCCGAGCCTCCTCCAGGCGGCCCGGGTCCTGGGGGCGGGCCCTTTTCGGGCCTTCCTCCGGGTGGAGCTTCCCCTCCTCCTCCCCGCCCTCTCCTCGGGGACGGCCTTGGCCCTGGCGGCCCTTTTGGGGGAGTTCGGGGCGAGCCTCGTCCTCTGGCGGCCCGAGTGGACCACCCTGGCCCTGGCCATCTACGAGCGGCTGGGCCGCCCCGGGGAGGGCCCTTTCCGGGAGGCGGTGGCCCTGGCCCTGGTCCTCGCCCTCCTCTCCGCCGGGCTCTTCTACCTTCTGGACCGGGGCCGGGGGCGGTTTGGCTAG